A section of the Cygnus olor isolate bCygOlo1 chromosome 14, bCygOlo1.pri.v2, whole genome shotgun sequence genome encodes:
- the LOC121078029 gene encoding uncharacterized protein LOC121078029, whose translation MTRAERPVAVAFSPSKNNSYEHHQRHASNWNQLSKLPAGSRFQSVCEPFWERAIKNSEQLKAEPLPQVLHVPRVAMESLVCQSRRFLLLVVGRLRTRAGGVLWAGAAPRCLLRAHSTVPIPGARGARQPDGRRRRLPRRSPASKSPLGWFIPAFSPAGCQHIWAGAGKRRAELGPHPGWSTAGQGQAVPGGFDGATSYGVRKDGRGSAPSIPRGLQSTPRGCSEQRQGQRQEDMRCLGSTTTRPCTPWAAPRGCSVPRLCVACRPCPQSARISSHSPNKSNWGHRRVPGAPPMAAPLVLVSSPLRSHCYVLIP comes from the coding sequence ATGACCAGAGCCGAGCGGCCGGTGGCCGTTGCCTTCAGCCCttctaaaaataacagctaCGAGCACCACCAGCGCCATGCGTCTAACTGGAACCAGCTTTCGAAACTCCCAGCTGGAAGCAGGTTTCAAAGTGTATGTGAGCCTTTCTGGgaaagagcaattaaaaatagCGAACAACTGAAAGCCGAGCCTCTGCCGCAGGTCCTGCACGTGCCCAGGGTGGCAATGGAGAGCCTGGTTTGTCAGAGCAGGCGTTTCTTACTGCTCGTCGTGGGGAGGCTTAGAACGAGGGCTGGAGGGGTGctgtgggctggggctgcccctcgCTGCCTCCTGCGTGCCCACAGCACGGTGCCCATCccgggggcacggggggcaCGGCAGCCGGatgggcggcggcggcggctcccaCGCCGGAGCCCTGCCAGCAAGAGCCCACTCGGGTGGTTTATTCCAGCATTTTCcccagctggctgccagcacaTTTGGGCTGGAGCTGGCAAGCGGCGTGCAGAGCTGGGGCCACATCcaggctggagcacagcagggcaAGGCCAGGCTGTTCCGGGGGGATTTGATGGAGCCACATCCTACGGGGTCAGGAAAGATGGCAGGGGAAGTGCTCCAAGCATCCCACGTGGGCTTCAGTCCACTCCTCGTGGGTGCTCAGAGCAGAGGcaagggcagaggcaggaggacaTGCGGTGCCTtggcagcaccaccaccagacCCTGCACCCCTTGGGCAGCTCCACGGGGCTGCTCTGTCCCCAGGCTGTGTGTCGCCTGCCGGCCTTGTCCCCAGTCTGCTCGCATCTCCTCCCACAGCCCTAACAAGAGCAACTGGGGCCACCGCAGAGTCCCTGGAGCTCCCCCGATGGCAGCTCCCTTGGTACTCGTTTCCTCTCCGCTGCGTTCGCACTGCTATGTCCTAATTCCCTAA